A part of Pirellulales bacterium genomic DNA contains:
- a CDS encoding prolyl oligopeptidase family serine peptidase, whose amino-acid sequence MTRTPLSIGRPNLIGLALPLLALAFAQTAGAGQQDKHFEKEITITVKLNYLLFLPAGYDKSDKQWPLILFLHGAGESGKDLEKVKIHGPPKIVENQPDFPFIVVSPQSRRRGWNPDALKALLDEVLADYRVDRDRVYLTGLSMGGFGTWMLAAEHPDYFAAIVPICGGGDPEDAPKLKQLPIWVFHGAKDESVKLERSQEMVDALKKAGADVKFTVYPEAAHDSWTQTYENPELYEWLLSHKRG is encoded by the coding sequence ATGACCCGCACACCGCTTTCCATCGGCCGACCGAACTTGATTGGCCTTGCTCTGCCCCTGCTAGCGTTGGCTTTTGCACAGACTGCCGGGGCCGGGCAGCAAGACAAGCACTTCGAAAAAGAAATCACGATCACGGTCAAGCTCAACTATCTGTTGTTCTTGCCCGCAGGCTACGACAAAAGCGACAAGCAGTGGCCGCTGATTCTGTTTCTGCACGGAGCGGGCGAGTCGGGCAAAGACCTGGAAAAGGTCAAGATTCACGGACCGCCCAAGATCGTCGAGAACCAACCCGACTTTCCCTTCATTGTGGTTTCGCCGCAGAGCCGGCGCCGGGGCTGGAACCCCGACGCGCTCAAGGCCCTGCTCGACGAGGTGCTGGCCGACTATCGCGTCGACCGCGACCGCGTTTACTTGACGGGGCTGAGCATGGGCGGTTTCGGCACCTGGATGCTGGCCGCCGAGCATCCCGACTATTTCGCGGCCATCGTGCCGATCTGCGGCGGCGGCGACCCGGAAGACGCACCGAAGCTCAAACAACTGCCGATCTGGGTCTTTCACGGCGCCAAGGACGAATCCGTAAAGCTAGAACGCTCTCAGGAAATGGTCGACGCACTGAAAAAAGCCGGCGCGGACGTGAAGTTCACCGTCTATCCCGAAGCCGCCCACGACTCGTGGACCCAGACGTATGAGAATCCGGAGCTTTATGAGTGGCTGCTGAGCCACAAACGCGGATGA
- a CDS encoding serine/threonine-protein kinase — protein MNTREFIASMAEQNLLPMEELAKMQRHLTPEQLESTPNTLARELIRRGKITRFQAVQIIQGHSRSLTFGEYLVLDKIGEGAMGQVYKAEHRRMKRIVALKVLPSQATSSEVHVNRFYKEVELAARLAHPNIVTAYDAGESRGLHYLVMEYVEGGTLSDHIKAHGPLTVDQAMNCVLQAARGLDYAHGEGIIHRDIKPANLMVNPRGVVKILDLGLARVEHSLSVPLAAGCTELTTSGQVLGTVDYMAPEQSYDSRTADHRSDIYSLGCTLYRLLIGHSPYAGETMMQKMIAHREQPVPALRAQRGDVPPALDLFYQRMIAKLPDHRPQSMREVVHALESLMAGTSEAESTVTHIEIPAPDDDGLDSFLQRIAGSSGIGKAASNTETVMSGGSNTFRSPPSSITVARLRRKRTQAAAGWLIAAAAGAAIMLGLGSWLSGRAQRDAEKTPVETKSAQKKTPKSPARAVKRRRPIGG, from the coding sequence ATGAACACGCGGGAATTCATCGCGAGCATGGCGGAGCAGAACCTGCTCCCCATGGAAGAGCTGGCGAAGATGCAGCGGCATCTGACGCCGGAGCAGCTCGAAAGCACGCCCAACACCTTGGCCCGCGAGCTGATCCGCCGCGGCAAGATCACTCGTTTTCAGGCCGTGCAGATCATCCAGGGCCACAGTCGCTCGCTCACGTTTGGCGAGTACCTCGTGCTGGATAAAATCGGCGAAGGCGCCATGGGGCAAGTCTACAAGGCCGAACACCGCCGCATGAAGCGGATTGTGGCGCTCAAGGTTTTGCCCAGCCAGGCCACCAGCTCCGAGGTGCATGTCAACCGGTTTTATAAGGAAGTGGAGTTGGCCGCTCGGCTTGCGCACCCCAACATCGTCACGGCCTATGACGCGGGCGAATCGCGCGGCCTGCATTATCTGGTCATGGAGTACGTCGAAGGCGGCACTCTCTCGGACCACATCAAGGCCCACGGCCCGCTGACCGTCGACCAGGCCATGAACTGCGTCCTGCAGGCCGCCCGTGGACTCGACTATGCCCACGGCGAAGGAATCATCCACCGCGACATCAAGCCCGCCAACCTGATGGTCAACCCACGCGGGGTGGTCAAGATTCTCGACCTGGGGCTGGCCCGCGTCGAGCATTCGCTGTCGGTGCCGCTGGCGGCCGGATGCACCGAGCTGACCACCTCCGGCCAGGTGCTGGGCACGGTGGATTACATGGCGCCGGAGCAAAGCTACGACAGCCGCACGGCCGATCACCGCTCCGACATCTACAGCCTCGGTTGCACGCTCTATCGCCTGCTGATCGGGCACTCGCCTTACGCCGGCGAAACCATGATGCAGAAGATGATCGCCCATCGCGAGCAGCCGGTTCCCGCTTTACGCGCCCAGCGCGGCGACGTTCCGCCCGCGCTCGACCTGTTCTATCAGCGGATGATCGCCAAGCTGCCCGACCATCGGCCGCAATCGATGCGCGAGGTCGTCCACGCGCTCGAATCGTTGATGGCCGGCACATCGGAAGCGGAATCGACGGTCACGCACATCGAAATTCCGGCCCCGGACGACGACGGCCTGGACAGCTTTTTGCAGCGGATCGCGGGCAGTTCGGGCATTGGGAAGGCGGCGAGCAACACGGAAACGGTGATGTCGGGCGGCTCGAACACCTTCCGTTCCCCGCCCAGTTCCATCACGGTGGCCCGCCTGCGCCGCAAGAGAACGCAGGCCGCGGCCGGCTGGCTGATTGCGGCGGCCGCCGGCGCCGCAATCATGCTGGGTCTCGGCTCCTGGTTGTCGGGCCGCGCTCAGCGCGATGCGGAGAAGACGCCCGTCGAGACCAAATCGGCCCAAAAGAAGACGCCGAAGTCACCCGCGCGGGCGGTCAAGCGCCGGCGTCCCATCGGCGGTTGA
- a CDS encoding ABC transporter substrate-binding protein: MKGWSAKSLIPYLSSLILLTLALGCGSVDEEAPATTPATNQVRLFLNWYPEAEHGGYYAALREGYYRDAGLDVEIVKGGPSAPVLPQVDRGEMEFGITNADGLLLARAEEVEAVALMAPLQISPRCIMVHLASDINDFGDLKNMTIAMNPQPFSSFLERHVPLEGVTIVPYQGSVAAFLNDKNFAQQAYLFSEPFVAEQQGGDPKSLLVADLGFNPYTSVLVTSETYLRQHEEIVAKMVAASIRGWQHYIDHPEKTNDYIHEINAEMDLAALAYGVKALRPLVLDDAANEHGIGSMSLDRWQKLAQQLEELELLKPGAVDAEKAFTTKFLRRVEEAP, encoded by the coding sequence ATGAAAGGCTGGTCTGCAAAATCCCTCATCCCGTATCTCTCATCTCTCATCCTGCTGACGCTGGCGCTTGGTTGTGGAAGCGTTGACGAAGAAGCACCGGCTACGACGCCCGCGACAAATCAGGTGCGCTTGTTCTTGAACTGGTATCCGGAGGCGGAACACGGCGGCTATTACGCGGCCTTGCGCGAAGGCTACTATCGCGATGCGGGACTCGATGTGGAAATCGTCAAGGGCGGGCCGTCCGCGCCGGTCCTGCCGCAAGTCGACCGCGGAGAGATGGAGTTCGGCATCACCAACGCCGACGGCCTGCTCTTGGCACGGGCGGAAGAGGTCGAGGCAGTGGCGCTGATGGCGCCGCTGCAAATCAGCCCGCGGTGCATCATGGTCCATCTCGCCTCAGACATCAACGACTTCGGCGATCTGAAGAACATGACGATCGCCATGAACCCGCAGCCGTTTTCGTCGTTCTTAGAGCGGCATGTGCCGTTGGAGGGGGTGACGATTGTGCCCTATCAAGGAAGCGTCGCGGCGTTTCTCAATGACAAGAACTTCGCCCAGCAAGCCTATCTGTTCAGCGAGCCGTTTGTGGCCGAACAGCAGGGAGGCGATCCCAAGTCGCTGCTGGTCGCCGACCTGGGCTTTAACCCCTACACCAGCGTGCTCGTTACGAGCGAAACGTACTTGCGACAGCACGAGGAGATCGTCGCCAAAATGGTCGCCGCCAGCATCCGCGGCTGGCAACACTATATTGACCACCCTGAAAAGACCAACGACTACATCCACGAAATCAACGCCGAGATGGATCTCGCCGCACTGGCCTACGGCGTCAAGGCATTGCGGCCCCTGGTGCTCGACGACGCCGCCAACGAGCACGGCATCGGCAGCATGTCGCTCGATCGCTGGCAGAAGCTGGCTCAGCAGTTGGAAGAACTCGAACTCCTCAAACCCGGCGCGGTCGATGCCGAGAAGGCATTCACCACGAAGTTTCTGAGGCGTGTTGAGGAAGCACCGTAG